Proteins from a genomic interval of Musa acuminata AAA Group cultivar baxijiao chromosome BXJ1-9, Cavendish_Baxijiao_AAA, whole genome shotgun sequence:
- the LOC135594301 gene encoding uncharacterized protein LOC135594301 → MAAAAGREEEEEDEQGRRERLRPWLQPRLQQLQRGEKKKKGRRRKRRRERSSCGCGCGSCSYGRERGREKGKEEEEKGKERKKRGRGEGAAAVAMAAAAVAGKEKKERKKKRKGRRGRREEEEKGLRLWRWQLQLWLGKKRRKGRRREREGEEEERKWRRGGSCGSGSCSWKRSRRGNRVAEEEEAAVVVAAAMAATVTAAVAAGKERKGKGEKGAADGIAAAAAATAYAAVMSAREGRKEGSAVEGAAIVAAAAAAVVAAAFGKEKEGMRVRESR, encoded by the coding sequence atggcagctgcagctggaagagaagaagaagaggaagatgagcaggggaggagggagaggttgcggccgtggctgcagccgcgactgcagcagttgcagcggggagagaagaagaagaaaggaaggagaaggaagaggagaagggaaagaagtagctgcggctgcggttgtggcagctgcagctatggcagggaaagaggaagagaaaaaggaaaggaagaagaagagaaagggaaggagaggaagaagagaggaagaggagaaggggctgcggctgtggcgatggcagctgcagctgtggcagggaaagagaaaaaggaaaggaagaagaagagaaagggaaggagaggaagaagagaggaagaggagaaggggctgcggctgtggcgatggcagctgcagctgtggctgggaaagaagagaaggaaaggaagaagaagagaaagggaaggagaggaagaagagaggaagtggagaaggggtggcagctgcggcagtggcagctgcagttggaagagaagtaggagaggaaatagagtagcggaggaagaagaggctgcggttgtggtggctgcggccatggctgcgactgtgactgcggcagttgcagctgggaaagaaaggaaaggaaagggggaaaaaggggctgcggacgggattgcggccgcagcggcagcgactgcgtatgcagcagttatgtctgcgagagaagggaggaaggaaggtagtgcggtggaaggggctgcgattgtagcagcggcagcggcggcggttgtggcagctgcgtttgggaaagaaaaagaaggaatgagagtaagagagagcaggtga